Proteins encoded by one window of Chloroflexota bacterium:
- the tdh gene encoding L-threonine 3-dehydrogenase, protein MSKTMKAVIKPEQAPGMRLAEVPIPEIGPTDALIKVQAASICGTDLHIYKWDPWARKRIRPPLVVGHEFCGTVVATGRDVHEVKEGDFISAESHIICGHCPQCRTGNGHICQNHQIIGVDRDGCWAEYIVMPEYNLWPNPPDMPPEIACMLENFGNAVHTAFATDLTARKVLITGCGPVGLMTVAVAKAAGARAVYATDISPYRLRLARQMGATHTLNVAEVDVVEFILDDTAGEGVDVLLEMSGASSAIDQGFTVLRDGGEAALLGLTAAPIGFDINNHIIFKGATVYGITGRKLWDTWFRMSGLIDANAVDLGPLVTHRFTLEQWEDAITVMGSGASGKVVMFLNQEESSNDDSKR, encoded by the coding sequence ATGTCGAAGACGATGAAAGCTGTGATCAAACCTGAACAAGCCCCCGGCATGCGTTTAGCTGAGGTGCCGATTCCCGAGATTGGACCCACCGATGCGCTGATCAAGGTCCAGGCAGCCTCGATCTGTGGTACCGACCTGCACATCTACAAGTGGGATCCTTGGGCACGCAAACGGATCCGCCCGCCACTGGTTGTCGGCCATGAGTTCTGTGGCACCGTAGTTGCCACAGGGCGCGACGTTCATGAGGTCAAGGAAGGCGATTTCATCTCGGCCGAAAGCCATATCATCTGCGGCCATTGTCCGCAATGCCGTACCGGCAATGGACACATCTGCCAGAACCACCAGATCATCGGCGTCGACCGCGATGGCTGTTGGGCTGAGTATATTGTCATGCCCGAATATAACCTCTGGCCCAATCCCCCCGACATGCCTCCGGAAATCGCGTGCATGCTGGAGAATTTCGGCAACGCGGTCCATACTGCTTTCGCCACCGACCTGACCGCCAGAAAGGTTCTCATCACCGGTTGCGGCCCCGTGGGCCTGATGACCGTTGCCGTTGCCAAAGCCGCGGGCGCCCGGGCCGTTTACGCCACCGACATCAGCCCCTACCGGCTACGATTGGCCCGCCAGATGGGTGCCACCCACACCCTCAACGTCGCGGAGGTCGATGTGGTCGAATTTATTCTGGATGATACCGCTGGAGAAGGAGTCGACGTTCTCCTGGAAATGAGTGGTGCTTCGTCGGCCATCGACCAGGGATTTACCGTGCTTCGGGATGGCGGTGAAGCAGCGCTGCTGGGCCTCACCGCAGCTCCCATCGGCTTCGACATCAACAATCACATTATCTTCAAGGGCGCCACCGTATACGGCATCACCGGTCGAAAGCTGTGGGACACCTGGTTTCGCATGAGTGGCTTGATCGACGCCAACGCCGTCGATCTTGGCCCGCTGGTAACCCACCGGTTTACCCTGGAGCAGTGGGAAGACGCCATCACCGTCATGGGCAGCGGTGCCAGCGGCAAGGTGGTGATGTTCCTGAATCAGGAGGAAAGTAGCAATGACGACAGCAAACGATAA
- the rfbD gene encoding dTDP-4-dehydrorhamnose reductase yields MVANMPPPQRIVVIGYRGQLGRALTAALSDRQLLALDYPEIDMTQPGIIEQVCDHRPEVVINAAAWTDVDSAEERPDACYAVNVTGVQNLALACQRSGAALLHVSTNEVFPGESGRFYREWDRPGAVSGSYSRSKEAAEAVVRNLLPGRFYITRTAWLYNNGGNNFITKIQAAADKHGALRVVADEFGSPTYAVDLAEAIVQLIDSGHYGIYHLINSGYCSRYQWAVELLGQSGRSDVPVTPISSGEWPRRTVPPPHAIILNSIGPALGITLRPWEKALAAYFEREANGTGG; encoded by the coding sequence ATGGTAGCGAACATGCCCCCACCGCAGCGAATTGTAGTCATCGGATATCGAGGCCAGCTGGGCCGTGCGCTGACGGCAGCCCTTTCCGACCGTCAACTGCTGGCGCTGGACTATCCCGAAATCGACATGACTCAACCCGGGATCATCGAGCAGGTCTGCGATCACAGGCCCGAGGTGGTGATCAACGCTGCTGCCTGGACCGACGTCGACAGTGCTGAGGAGAGGCCCGACGCTTGCTATGCAGTCAACGTTACAGGTGTGCAGAATCTGGCATTGGCGTGCCAACGGAGCGGGGCTGCCCTGCTGCACGTCAGCACGAACGAGGTATTTCCGGGAGAATCAGGTCGTTTCTACCGGGAATGGGACAGGCCCGGAGCGGTCAGTGGCAGCTATTCACGTAGCAAGGAAGCCGCCGAAGCTGTGGTGCGCAATCTTCTTCCGGGGCGCTTCTATATTACACGCACCGCATGGCTCTACAACAACGGTGGCAACAACTTCATCACGAAGATACAGGCGGCCGCCGACAAACATGGCGCGCTGCGAGTGGTGGCCGACGAGTTTGGCAGCCCCACCTACGCTGTGGACCTGGCGGAAGCCATCGTTCAATTGATCGATTCCGGGCACTACGGAATCTACCATCTCATCAACAGCGGCTACTGCTCACGCTATCAGTGGGCTGTCGAGTTGCTGGGCCAATCGGGCCGTTCCGATGTGCCGGTAACACCCATTTCATCGGGTGAGTGGCCCCGGCGAACTGTGCCGCCGCCTCACGCAATCATACTCAACAGCATTGGTCCAGCCCTGGGAATCACGCTGCGTCCCTGGGAGAAGGCTCTGGCGGCCTATTTCGAGCGCGAAGCCAACGGGACGGGTGGCTGA